In one window of Acidimicrobiales bacterium DNA:
- a CDS encoding zinc-binding dehydrogenase yields MLAVTATATNPDTPLDGLAIGDRPDPSPPEGWTTVTVRAASLNHHDLWTLRGVGIDPDRLPIVLGCDAAGIDEDGREVIVHSVISTPGWSGDETLDPKRSLLSEVHDGTLAERVAVPRRNVVPKPAGLSFEEAACLPTAWLTAYRMIFTNAAVDPGGTLLVQGAGGGVSTALIALGQAAGYRVWVTSRSEEKRAQAVALGAHQAFESGARMPERVDAVMETVGAATWSHSLKSLRPGGTLVVSGATSGADPSADLNRVFFLQLRVIGSTMGTRDELDRLARFCEVTGVRPVIDTVLPLADARTGLEQLAAGDVFGKVVLTT; encoded by the coding sequence TGGACGACCGTGACGGTCAGGGCGGCGTCGCTGAACCACCACGACCTCTGGACGCTGCGGGGCGTTGGCATCGACCCGGATCGCCTGCCGATCGTCCTCGGCTGCGACGCGGCCGGGATCGACGAGGACGGCCGCGAGGTGATCGTCCACTCGGTGATCTCCACCCCCGGTTGGTCCGGTGACGAGACCCTCGACCCCAAGCGATCGCTCCTCTCCGAGGTCCACGACGGCACCCTGGCCGAGCGGGTCGCCGTCCCCCGTCGCAACGTGGTGCCCAAGCCGGCCGGCCTCTCGTTCGAGGAAGCGGCGTGCCTGCCCACGGCGTGGCTCACCGCCTACCGGATGATCTTCACCAACGCCGCCGTCGACCCCGGCGGCACCCTGCTCGTCCAGGGCGCCGGCGGTGGGGTGTCCACCGCCCTGATCGCCCTGGGCCAGGCCGCCGGGTACCGCGTCTGGGTCACCAGCCGCAGCGAGGAGAAGCGGGCGCAGGCGGTCGCGCTCGGCGCCCACCAGGCCTTCGAGAGCGGCGCCCGGATGCCCGAGCGGGTCGATGCCGTCATGGAGACCGTGGGGGCGGCCACCTGGAGCCACTCCCTCAAGTCGCTGCGACCCGGCGGCACCCTGGTGGTCTCCGGTGCCACCAGCGGCGCCGACCCGTCGGCCGACCTCAACCGCGTCTTCTTCCTGCAGCTGCGGGTCATCGGCTCCACCATGGGCACCCGCGACGAGCTCGACCGCCTGGCACGGTTCTGCGAGGTCACGGGCGTCCGGCCGGTGATCGACACCGTGCTCCCGCTGGCCGACGCCCGCACCGGCCTCGAGCAGCTCGCCGCCGGCGACGTCTTCGGCAAGGTCGTGCTCACCACCTGA